A genomic region of Zalophus californianus isolate mZalCal1 chromosome 11, mZalCal1.pri.v2, whole genome shotgun sequence contains the following coding sequences:
- the LOC113914889 gene encoding olfactory receptor 56A4, with the protein MAPPSNYSTAPVSEFLLICFPNYQSWQHWLSLPLSLLFLLAMGANATLLITIRLEASLHEPMYYLLSLLSLLDMVLCLTVIPKVLDIFWFDNKSISFPACFLQMFIMNSFLTMESCTFMVMAYDRYVAICHPLQYPSIITDQFVVKAAIFVVARNGLLTMPIPILSSRLRYCAENIIKNCICTNLSVSKLSCDDITFNRLYQFVAGWTLLGSDLILIVLSYSFILKAVLRIKAEGAMAKALGTCGSHFVLILFFSTVLLVLVITNLARKKIPPDVPILLNILHHLIPPALNPIVYGVRTKEIKQGIQKLLRTL; encoded by the coding sequence ATGGCACCACCCAGCAACTACTCCACTGCTCCTGTCTCTGAATTCCTCCTCATCTGCTTCCCTAACTACCAGAGTTGGCAGCACTGGctgtccctgcccctcagcctcctcttcctcctggccATGGGGGCCAATGCCACCCTGCTGATCACCATCAGGCTGGAGGCCTCTCTTCATGAGCCCATGTACTACCTGCtcagcctcctctccctgctggACATGGTGCTCTGCCTGACTGTCATCCCCAAGGTCTTGGACATCTTCTGGTTTGACAATAAATCAATCAGTTTCCCAGCTTGCTTCCTCCAGATGTTCATCATGAACAGTTTCCTGACCATGGAGTCCTGTACATTCATGGTcatggcctatgaccgctatgtggccatctgccaCCCACTACAATACCCATCCATCATCACTGACCAGTTTGTGGTTAAGGCTGCCATCTTCGTTGTGGCCCGGAATGGCCTTCTGACTATGCCTATCCCTATACTTTCTTCCCGGCTCAGATACTGCGCAGAGAACATCATTAAGAACTGTATCTGCACTAATCTGTCTGTGTCCAAACTCTCCTGTGATGACATCACCTTCAACCGGCTCTACCAGTTTGTGGCAGGCTGGACCCTACTGGGCTCTGACCTCATCCTAATTGTTCTCTCCTACTCCTTCATCCTGAAAGCTGTGCTAAGGATCAAGGCTGAGGGTGCTATGGCCAAGGCCTTGGGCACTTGTGGTTCCCACTTCGTCCTCATCCTCTTCTTTAGCACCGTCCTGCTGGTTCTGGTCATCACTAACCTGGCCAGGAAGAAGATTCCCCCAGATGTCCCCATCCTGCTCAACATCCTGCACCACCTCATCCCCCCAGCCCTGAACCCCATTGTTTATGGTGTGAGAACCAAGGAGATCAAGCAGGGGATCCAGAAGCTGCTGAGAACGTTGTAA